A DNA window from Candidatus Protochlamydia naegleriophila contains the following coding sequences:
- a CDS encoding NAD-dependent epimerase: MSKMSKNIFITGAAGFIGFHLARQLAQRGDRVIGFDNFNPYYDPRLKRDRAKELAKLGIAIIEGDIQDFELLEKAILEHHTTHLVHLAAQAGVRYSLQQPYAYLKTNVDGFLNILEICRAHPSLKLTYASSSSVYGLNKKVPFSLDDRTDHQASLYGVTKKTNELMAQTYHHLFGISSTGLRFFTVYGPWGRPDMAYFSFANAIVEGKPIEIFNRGQMMRDFTYIDDIVDGTMAAIDREMPCALFNLGHHKPEQLLHFVAILEKELGRKAQKILLPMQSGDVVATYADIQESAEQLNFTPKIGIEEGLARFVEWYKEYYHFKIKDVQ; this comes from the coding sequence ATGAGTAAAATGAGTAAAAATATTTTTATCACAGGAGCTGCGGGCTTCATAGGCTTCCACTTGGCTCGTCAGCTAGCTCAAAGAGGTGATCGAGTCATTGGCTTTGATAATTTTAATCCCTATTATGACCCTCGCTTGAAACGGGATAGAGCCAAAGAGCTTGCTAAATTGGGAATCGCGATTATTGAAGGCGATATCCAGGACTTTGAGCTGTTAGAAAAGGCTATTTTAGAGCATCATACGACTCATTTAGTCCACTTGGCTGCACAAGCAGGAGTACGCTATTCCCTTCAACAGCCTTATGCCTATCTTAAAACGAATGTTGACGGCTTTTTGAATATTTTGGAGATTTGCCGCGCCCACCCGTCGCTTAAATTGACCTATGCCTCTTCTTCTTCCGTTTATGGGCTCAATAAAAAAGTCCCCTTTTCGCTAGACGACCGCACTGACCATCAAGCGAGTCTGTATGGAGTAACGAAGAAGACTAACGAGCTGATGGCTCAAACGTATCATCATTTATTCGGCATATCATCCACGGGACTGCGCTTTTTTACGGTCTATGGGCCCTGGGGACGTCCCGATATGGCTTACTTTTCATTTGCAAATGCAATCGTAGAGGGAAAACCTATCGAAATTTTTAATCGTGGGCAGATGATGCGCGATTTTACCTATATCGATGACATTGTGGATGGGACTATGGCGGCTATTGATCGGGAAATGCCTTGTGCCCTTTTTAATTTGGGGCACCATAAGCCTGAGCAATTGCTCCATTTCGTAGCTATTCTGGAAAAAGAGCTTGGCAGAAAGGCGCAAAAAATTTTACTTCCGATGCAATCTGGTGATGTGGTGGCAACGTATGCCGACATTCAAGAGAGTGCTGAGCAACTAAACTTTACGCCTAAAATTGGAATTGAAGAGGGATTGGCCCGCTTCGTTGAATGGTATAAAGAGTATTACCATTTTAAAATAAAAGATGTACAGTAA
- a CDS encoding aspartyl/asparaginyl beta-hydroxylase domain-containing protein yields MENPLISIPCVITKINQAIAYCVGGKQRPVFFDIAKDYPELLAIQDNYSIIKEELEGVLKTDTKIPCFHEIDTTQTFISANQPNKNWRMFELYCYGQKPEANRRLCPKTCAILDKIPSIQHAVFSILEPGKSIPFHMGPYMGILRYHLGLIVPQVNPPYLHVKDKYYTWKEGESVLFDDTWIHQVINDSPSIRVVLFIDVKRKLPFPMNIMNSLLLKTLATRYGKSVMEKLDWQH; encoded by the coding sequence ATGGAAAATCCGTTGATCTCTATTCCTTGCGTCATCACGAAGATCAATCAGGCGATTGCCTATTGCGTGGGCGGCAAGCAACGCCCCGTCTTTTTTGATATTGCCAAGGACTACCCAGAGCTGCTTGCCATTCAAGACAATTACAGTATTATCAAGGAAGAATTAGAGGGAGTGCTTAAGACCGATACCAAGATCCCCTGCTTTCATGAAATCGATACGACCCAAACGTTTATTTCCGCCAATCAGCCGAATAAGAATTGGCGCATGTTCGAGCTCTATTGCTATGGACAAAAGCCCGAAGCCAATCGCAGATTATGCCCCAAGACGTGCGCCATCCTAGATAAAATCCCCTCCATTCAACATGCCGTTTTTTCGATTCTAGAGCCGGGCAAGTCTATCCCCTTTCATATGGGGCCTTACATGGGCATTTTACGCTATCATTTGGGACTCATCGTACCTCAGGTAAATCCGCCCTACCTACACGTCAAAGACAAGTACTATACATGGAAAGAAGGGGAAAGCGTCTTGTTCGACGATACGTGGATCCATCAAGTCATCAACGACAGTCCAAGTATCCGCGTCGTTTTATTCATCGATGTGAAGCGGAAGCTTCCTTTCCCTATGAATATCATGAATAGCCTCTTACTTAAAACCCTTGCGACCCGCTATGGCAAATCGGTCATGGAAAAGCTTGACTGGCAACACTAA
- a CDS encoding bifunctional ADP-dependent NAD(P)H-hydrate dehydratase/NAD(P)H-hydrate epimerase, which translates to MKVFTAKAMSQLEAEAYQQGHSEHDFMEKAGYGISLAIQDFVQTYPSIDHLILLSGKGNNGGDAFVAGRYLLEKGYSVSAVQLDELSHCSPLCQQNGKHFLDRGGKIEKQLVCQPGTLLIDGLFGTGFKGAVREPYASLIEQANASLCPILAIDIPSGLNGSTGEIEGAVIRATQTLFLGHPKSGFFLRDGWNVVGKLRFVDFGLPQAISDAEMGDFILMTSPFIKRLLPPLKRNRHKYQAGYVIGLAGSPSMPGAALLSSLAALRTGSGIVRLLHPKGMEAELANSPYELIKVPYSVDDPDTILQWLQKGSAIFVGPGLGRSEAINKLLQSTLRSLVKPCVIDADALIVFAEEPFKLPPQTVFTPHTGEMQTLLHQATHLNLNESLLQTCQQFAEQHAITLVLKGAPTFIFHPGKPILVNPTGNPGMATAGSGDVLTGMIASFLSQGLNGREAAALGVYLHGLAGDCTAKERGTRRGLIASDLIAHLNDAYSLLEESPA; encoded by the coding sequence ATGAAAGTCTTTACCGCCAAAGCAATGTCCCAGTTAGAAGCCGAAGCTTACCAACAAGGACATTCCGAGCATGACTTTATGGAAAAAGCGGGCTACGGCATTTCTTTGGCCATTCAAGACTTTGTTCAAACATATCCCTCTATCGATCATCTCATTCTTCTATCTGGCAAAGGCAACAACGGGGGCGACGCATTTGTTGCAGGCCGCTATTTGCTTGAAAAAGGCTATAGCGTCTCTGCTGTCCAGTTAGACGAGCTTAGTCACTGCTCACCCCTGTGCCAGCAAAATGGCAAGCACTTTCTTGATCGTGGCGGAAAGATCGAAAAACAGCTCGTTTGCCAACCAGGAACTCTGCTCATCGATGGATTATTTGGCACGGGCTTCAAAGGGGCAGTCAGGGAGCCTTACGCCTCCTTAATCGAGCAGGCTAATGCGAGCCTATGCCCCATTTTAGCCATCGATATTCCCTCTGGCCTAAATGGCTCTACCGGAGAAATAGAAGGAGCCGTCATCCGAGCCACCCAAACCCTCTTTCTTGGCCATCCCAAGTCCGGTTTTTTCCTGCGCGATGGATGGAATGTAGTCGGCAAGCTTCGCTTTGTCGATTTTGGCCTTCCTCAAGCGATCAGCGACGCAGAAATGGGCGACTTTATTCTCATGACATCTCCTTTCATCAAGAGACTACTCCCTCCCTTAAAGCGCAATCGCCACAAGTATCAGGCAGGTTATGTCATAGGACTCGCAGGATCGCCTTCTATGCCAGGTGCCGCCCTTTTATCCAGCTTGGCTGCCCTACGAACGGGAAGTGGAATAGTACGCCTCCTCCATCCTAAAGGAATGGAAGCAGAGCTTGCTAATAGCCCTTATGAACTTATTAAAGTCCCCTATTCGGTCGATGATCCAGATACCATCTTACAATGGCTCCAAAAAGGAAGCGCTATCTTTGTTGGACCTGGACTTGGAAGATCAGAAGCCATTAATAAGCTCTTACAATCCACCCTGCGTAGCCTTGTAAAGCCCTGTGTCATTGATGCAGACGCCCTTATAGTTTTTGCCGAAGAGCCTTTTAAGCTGCCTCCCCAAACCGTTTTTACACCTCATACAGGCGAAATGCAAACACTGCTTCATCAAGCGACGCATTTAAACCTAAACGAATCGCTTTTACAAACCTGTCAGCAATTTGCAGAGCAGCATGCTATCACGCTTGTCTTAAAAGGAGCCCCTACCTTTATTTTTCATCCAGGCAAGCCGATACTAGTGAATCCGACTGGCAATCCTGGCATGGCAACAGCAGGCAGTGGAGACGTTTTAACAGGCATGATCGCCTCTTTTCTCTCGCAGGGATTAAATGGCCGCGAAGCTGCAGCACTAGGCGTTTATCTGCATGGACTCGCAGGAGATTGCACAGCAAAAGAAAGGGGAACAAGGCGAGGGCTCATCGCAAGCGATCTCATAGCCCATTTGAATGATGCCTATTCTCTACTTGAGGAAAGCCCTGCTTAA
- a CDS encoding NAD(P)H-dependent glycerol-3-phosphate dehydrogenase: protein MKKIGYLGMGAWGYCLASLLASKGYELVCWTTKPELAEHLNRTRQHPLLPGHTSTGQMTFTTNMAEALHGVDMIVESVTSAGLRSVFEQVRSLGLPSCPIIITSKGIEQDTGIILPEVAIEVLGEQFRPLIGFVSGPSFAQEVIRGLPTSVVGTGYTSEVIQEICDTFTTPTFRIYPNTDVLGVAFGGALKNIIGIACGISDGLSLGCSSKAALMTRGLHEIRKLAVACGCKAETINGLAGMGDLCVTCSSPISRNFRFGTLLAQGLTSEEAQKRIGMVVEGAYTCISALQLSKQHKVMIPIAETVYDIIKNAIRPIDAVSTLMQRTIKEEHL, encoded by the coding sequence ATGAAAAAAATCGGATACTTGGGAATGGGAGCTTGGGGCTACTGCCTAGCTTCATTATTGGCCTCAAAAGGATATGAACTTGTTTGCTGGACCACAAAGCCCGAACTTGCAGAGCATTTAAATCGGACTCGCCAACACCCTCTTTTGCCCGGACATACGTCAACCGGACAGATGACATTTACAACAAACATGGCCGAAGCCCTGCACGGCGTCGACATGATTGTTGAATCGGTCACATCTGCCGGATTGCGCTCTGTATTTGAACAAGTACGCTCCCTTGGGCTTCCCAGTTGCCCCATTATCATCACTTCTAAAGGCATCGAACAGGACACTGGCATCATCCTTCCAGAAGTTGCGATTGAAGTCTTAGGAGAGCAGTTTCGTCCCCTAATTGGCTTTGTCAGCGGGCCAAGTTTTGCTCAAGAAGTTATCCGCGGTCTGCCAACCTCAGTCGTAGGAACAGGTTACACCTCAGAAGTTATTCAAGAAATCTGCGACACGTTTACGACCCCAACCTTTCGCATCTATCCGAATACAGATGTTTTAGGAGTCGCTTTTGGTGGAGCGTTAAAAAACATCATTGGAATTGCCTGTGGTATTTCAGATGGCTTATCGCTGGGGTGCAGCTCTAAAGCCGCTTTGATGACGAGAGGATTGCACGAAATCCGCAAACTAGCCGTGGCCTGTGGCTGCAAGGCAGAAACAATCAATGGACTTGCAGGTATGGGTGATTTATGCGTCACATGCAGCTCGCCGATCAGCCGCAACTTCCGCTTCGGCACTCTGTTAGCCCAAGGATTAACAAGCGAAGAGGCTCAGAAACGAATTGGTATGGTTGTAGAAGGCGCCTATACGTGTATATCTGCTTTACAGCTCAGCAAACAGCATAAGGTCATGATTCCAATCGCAGAAACCGTCTACGATATCATTAAAAATGCCATTCGCCCAATCGATGCAGTCAGCACTTTAATGCAAAGAACCATCAAAGAGGAACATTTATAG
- a CDS encoding NYN domain-containing protein, which produces MHYYIDGYNLLFRLMHAHDHLQTSREQIILDLNKKASLVRIDVSIVFDGTFQVGEGTRTHFDHIEISFTAEGETADEFILDELKNSRHPEQETVVTSDKKLAWQARCRQAHTESVEDFMAWLNKSYKNKLKQLKNPPTRRIAPKLVTPLTPAEPLIEATVESSHDYYARIFEAHYLELVKNEKPRKPKAETKPPSPKKQKRKKDPFQSEPILPLDAPSQTERWQKAFEERLKHSSDHPL; this is translated from the coding sequence ATGCACTATTACATCGACGGATATAACCTTCTATTCCGCCTGATGCATGCGCATGATCATTTGCAAACTTCCCGAGAACAGATCATCCTCGACCTCAATAAGAAAGCGTCTCTTGTCAGAATCGACGTTTCAATCGTTTTTGATGGAACCTTTCAAGTGGGAGAGGGAACGCGTACCCACTTCGATCACATTGAAATTTCATTCACTGCCGAGGGAGAAACAGCCGATGAATTTATCTTAGATGAGCTCAAAAATTCTCGGCATCCAGAGCAAGAAACGGTGGTGACATCCGACAAAAAGCTTGCTTGGCAGGCAAGGTGCCGCCAAGCTCATACAGAAAGCGTAGAAGACTTTATGGCGTGGCTCAACAAGAGCTATAAAAATAAGCTCAAGCAGCTCAAAAATCCCCCAACGCGGCGTATCGCCCCCAAACTTGTTACGCCCTTGACTCCCGCAGAACCGCTGATTGAAGCGACAGTTGAGTCTTCCCATGACTATTATGCGCGCATTTTTGAAGCGCATTACCTCGAATTAGTCAAAAATGAAAAGCCGCGCAAACCCAAAGCCGAAACCAAGCCCCCTTCCCCTAAAAAGCAAAAACGCAAAAAAGATCCTTTCCAAAGCGAGCCTATCTTACCACTCGATGCTCCTTCACAAACAGAGCGGTGGCAAAAAGCTTTTGAGGAGCGCTTAAAACACTCATCCGATCATCCGCTTTAG
- the rdgB gene encoding RdgB/HAM1 family non-canonical purine NTP pyrophosphatase codes for MEILLATTNLHKIREFREMCKPFSHLEILSLHQFPSYIAPVETGKTFKENAILKAEHAAKQLNVWAIADDSGLVVPFLQGQPGIYSRRYAGPEACDADNRKKLLQEMARLTTQEDRSAYYECCLAVANSSGLKKCVQGVCEGFILTEAKGRYGFGYDSLFVKNDYEKTFAELDETIKNRISHRRKAFERLAAFLENLRG; via the coding sequence ATGGAAATTCTTTTGGCGACAACTAATTTGCATAAAATCCGAGAATTTCGGGAGATGTGCAAACCGTTTTCCCATTTAGAGATTCTTTCGTTACACCAATTTCCCTCTTATATCGCGCCAGTGGAAACAGGGAAGACCTTTAAGGAAAATGCCATATTAAAGGCAGAACATGCTGCCAAACAGCTCAATGTATGGGCAATTGCCGACGATTCGGGCTTGGTCGTTCCCTTCCTTCAAGGACAGCCTGGCATCTACTCTCGCCGCTATGCAGGGCCTGAGGCTTGCGATGCCGACAACCGGAAGAAGCTGCTGCAGGAAATGGCCCGTTTAACGACGCAAGAAGATCGCTCTGCCTACTATGAATGCTGCCTAGCGGTTGCCAATTCATCAGGATTAAAAAAGTGTGTACAAGGCGTCTGTGAAGGATTTATCCTCACAGAAGCTAAAGGTCGTTATGGCTTCGGCTACGACTCTCTTTTTGTTAAAAATGACTATGAAAAAACATTTGCAGAACTAGACGAAACAATTAAAAATCGCATCTCTCACAGACGCAAGGCTTTTGAGCGACTAGCTGCTTTTTTAGAAAATCTCAGAGGCTAA
- a CDS encoding GreA/GreB family elongation factor, producing the protein MMGYLKEFLTQINNRDFHKFLVLWEEYCTSDTVDTEEFSQLLKAIKSSDLAKHFGQIIETALPLWKTIADPAQSYEILRLLIDLQTTNSPALVDLAIEILQKHHGHEAKFNERLKLAGLRNKDQFQGALSKYDLVAHMAKGNMVFHVGGWGTGEIMEVSFVREHLVIEFENVSGRKDLSFANAFKTLIPLSTNHFLARRFADPDRLEREGREDPVGLIKLLLHDIGPRTAAEIKDELSELVIPEKDWTKWWQGARAKIKKDPLIETPDHLKEPFHLRKAELSTEERLKNAMHNKTDASEIIQTTYSFVRDTAGALKNATTKNTLQTRLINLLETPGLSEDQQLQIHLLLEQFFGYEPSESHISQLVQSNLAIERVIQDIEIIAFKKRALIAVKEYRKDWPSIFLSLLFSLSQAQLRDYLLKELNQPATIKSLETKLKELLANPAAYPEMFVWYFQKLIASTDEDLPYQNKEGLEHFFEAFFILFRSLENQPDYRELWKKMYSMLSSKRYALVRQLLQGTSLEFTKEFLLLASKCQSLSDHDMKILRSLAEVVHPSLASPKGRKGHSSSDEDEIWTTEQGYLKIQDRIRQIGTVEVVENAREIEAARALGDLRENSEFKFAQERRARLQSELKTLSDQLGRARIITPDDILLDEVGIGSVIDVVDNQGQRTQYSILGPWDADPEKNILSLNSKLAQAMVGKKKGESFQFKDEEFQILSLSSFLN; encoded by the coding sequence ATGATGGGCTATTTGAAGGAGTTTCTGACGCAAATCAATAATCGAGATTTTCACAAATTTCTCGTATTATGGGAAGAGTATTGCACCAGCGACACAGTAGATACTGAAGAATTTAGTCAGCTTTTAAAAGCGATTAAGTCCTCGGATTTAGCAAAACATTTTGGACAAATTATTGAAACGGCCCTTCCTTTATGGAAGACAATTGCCGATCCTGCACAATCTTATGAGATCCTTCGATTACTGATCGATCTTCAAACGACAAACAGCCCGGCTTTAGTCGATTTGGCTATTGAAATTCTACAAAAGCATCATGGCCATGAAGCGAAGTTCAATGAACGCTTAAAGCTGGCCGGCTTGCGCAATAAGGATCAATTCCAAGGAGCCCTCTCCAAATACGACTTAGTGGCGCATATGGCCAAAGGGAATATGGTCTTCCACGTTGGTGGGTGGGGCACAGGAGAGATCATGGAAGTCTCTTTTGTTCGCGAACACCTAGTAATCGAATTTGAAAATGTCTCCGGGCGTAAAGATCTCTCTTTTGCCAATGCCTTTAAGACCCTCATCCCCCTCTCAACCAATCACTTCTTAGCCCGCCGTTTTGCAGATCCTGATCGTTTGGAAAGAGAAGGACGAGAAGATCCTGTTGGATTGATCAAGCTTCTTTTGCACGATATCGGACCGAGAACAGCCGCCGAAATCAAAGATGAGCTCAGTGAGCTTGTAATTCCAGAAAAAGATTGGACGAAATGGTGGCAAGGAGCTAGAGCAAAAATTAAAAAAGATCCTCTCATCGAAACACCAGATCATTTAAAAGAGCCATTCCATTTAAGAAAAGCAGAATTGTCGACCGAAGAGCGCTTAAAGAACGCGATGCATAATAAAACAGATGCAAGCGAAATCATTCAAACGACCTACAGTTTCGTCAGAGATACAGCAGGTGCCCTCAAAAACGCAACTACAAAAAATACTCTTCAGACCAGGCTCATAAATCTGTTAGAAACACCAGGATTGAGCGAAGACCAGCAGCTTCAAATCCATTTGCTACTCGAACAATTTTTTGGTTATGAGCCCTCCGAAAGCCATATTAGCCAGCTTGTTCAAAGCAACCTAGCCATTGAAAGAGTCATCCAAGACATCGAAATCATTGCATTCAAGAAACGTGCCTTAATTGCAGTCAAAGAATATAGAAAAGATTGGCCTTCAATTTTCTTGTCGCTGCTCTTCTCTTTATCACAGGCACAGCTGCGTGACTACCTTCTCAAAGAACTCAATCAACCAGCCACCATCAAATCTCTTGAAACAAAGTTAAAAGAGCTCCTAGCAAATCCTGCCGCTTATCCAGAAATGTTTGTGTGGTACTTCCAGAAACTGATTGCCTCAACGGATGAAGATCTTCCTTATCAAAATAAAGAAGGGTTAGAGCATTTCTTTGAGGCCTTTTTCATCCTTTTCCGCTCTTTAGAGAATCAACCAGATTATCGAGAGCTCTGGAAGAAAATGTATAGCATGCTTTCAAGCAAGCGCTACGCATTAGTCCGCCAGCTCCTCCAAGGAACTTCTCTGGAATTTACAAAAGAATTTTTATTGTTGGCATCTAAGTGCCAGTCCCTCAGCGACCATGACATGAAAATTTTGCGTTCATTAGCCGAAGTCGTGCATCCTTCTTTAGCATCTCCAAAAGGGCGTAAAGGGCACTCGTCTTCTGACGAAGATGAAATCTGGACGACAGAACAAGGATACTTGAAGATTCAAGATCGCATTCGCCAAATTGGAACTGTTGAAGTTGTAGAAAATGCACGCGAAATTGAAGCCGCTCGTGCATTGGGAGACTTACGTGAAAATTCTGAATTTAAATTTGCGCAAGAAAGACGCGCAAGATTGCAATCTGAATTAAAAACACTATCAGATCAGCTTGGCCGTGCACGCATTATCACGCCTGACGACATCCTCTTAGATGAAGTGGGAATTGGTAGCGTAATCGATGTGGTGGATAACCAAGGGCAACGTACTCAATACTCTATTTTAGGGCCTTGGGATGCCGATCCAGAGAAAAACATTCTATCCTTGAATTCCAAACTGGCCCAAGCGATGGTAGGAAAAAAGAAGGGTGAATCCTTTCAGTTCAAAGACGAAGAATTTCAGATCCTCTCTTTAAGCAGCTTTTTGAATTAA
- a CDS encoding glycosyltransferase — protein MKLKKVYLFTSVSTQYGVLDHFIGELNNALNRQGVISRVIEAKRDDPRSFLDQLLNDPPDCTLSFNGLLPDENGRFLSDMIKIPHVACLTDAPNHFFPLVKSPYTIITCVDRNFCQTFRDFKAPHVLFMPHAVSKSLAPPLSNTPRYDLLLLNSFIDYEAIRQEWTAKYPPDLIAVLEEAAELTLNDQHISYMQAFIQTLDRHLRAGKAIDPRQLDYEALLDDLEAYLGGKSRIELVQSIEEATVHIFGSQPQTGGWKKYLGKKSNVKIHSAVPFSEALELIKQAKIVLNCTPEIKQGAHERILSGLACGAAVLTLDTPYIREHFTDEENILMYGPRQWKELNRKIRTYLADDDKRHHLVGKGREKVMHHHTWDQRALHLINELPSMLESIRTQHLS, from the coding sequence ATGAAATTAAAAAAAGTTTATCTGTTCACCTCGGTATCGACTCAATATGGGGTGCTAGACCACTTTATAGGCGAATTGAACAATGCTCTCAATCGCCAAGGCGTCATCAGCCGTGTGATTGAGGCTAAGCGAGATGATCCCCGCTCTTTTCTCGATCAGTTGCTCAACGATCCGCCCGATTGTACGTTGTCATTTAATGGACTGTTGCCAGATGAAAATGGTCGCTTTTTAAGCGATATGATTAAGATACCCCACGTTGCGTGCTTGACTGACGCGCCTAATCATTTTTTTCCGCTTGTTAAGAGTCCCTATACTATCATTACTTGCGTCGACCGCAACTTTTGCCAAACGTTCCGCGACTTTAAGGCTCCTCACGTTTTATTTATGCCGCATGCTGTCAGTAAGTCTTTAGCGCCGCCGCTATCGAACACGCCCCGTTATGATCTTCTGCTATTGAACTCTTTTATTGACTATGAAGCGATTCGACAAGAATGGACGGCAAAATATCCGCCAGATTTGATTGCCGTTCTAGAAGAAGCGGCTGAACTGACCCTGAATGATCAGCACATTTCTTATATGCAGGCATTTATTCAGACCCTCGATCGCCATCTGCGTGCCGGCAAGGCTATTGATCCCCGTCAATTGGACTATGAAGCTCTTCTTGATGATTTAGAAGCCTATCTTGGGGGCAAGAGCCGCATCGAACTCGTTCAATCGATTGAGGAGGCTACCGTTCACATTTTTGGCTCTCAGCCGCAGACTGGAGGCTGGAAAAAGTATCTTGGCAAAAAATCCAATGTAAAGATCCACTCTGCTGTCCCCTTCAGCGAGGCATTGGAGTTGATTAAACAAGCGAAAATTGTTTTAAACTGCACCCCTGAGATCAAGCAAGGAGCCCATGAAAGAATTTTGAGCGGGCTGGCTTGCGGCGCTGCCGTGTTAACCCTCGATACCCCTTACATTCGCGAGCACTTTACAGATGAAGAGAATATTTTAATGTATGGACCCCGTCAGTGGAAAGAGCTTAATCGCAAAATCCGCACCTATTTAGCCGATGATGATAAGCGCCATCACCTGGTTGGCAAAGGACGAGAAAAGGTCATGCACCATCATACTTGGGATCAAAGGGCTCTGCATTTGATCAATGAGCTGCCTTCGATGCTAGAAAGCATTCGCACTCAGCATCTATCTTAA
- a CDS encoding tetratricopeptide repeat protein translates to MRSWKQVVYGREHEKVTLYALKTLSHDFTLRAQQKRANPWYDFNYALYLDTHSLEALKGRAGIVAKANPTYVEDFNSILEVEPHSLFASNGRGLSYLISRNYEQALADFSQVLAIAPDSVSALRNQMFCYYHLNRLNEALNDLNRLLGLNLDSKEEAFLLAFRANIYLKHNLLDEASADLNRAQVLDTDLSKIFEYRGYLYCQQGRFEDAAEQLFLAILKEDFPLDSQHPIGENIARRARGDHDIHEKDPFTIPIYKKMRQQVTQRFGTDVHALAMNNYIDERIDFLRNVMSYPE, encoded by the coding sequence TTGCGTTCTTGGAAGCAAGTAGTATATGGAAGAGAGCATGAAAAGGTCACTTTATATGCTTTAAAGACCTTATCTCATGACTTTACACTGCGTGCACAGCAAAAGCGAGCAAATCCCTGGTACGATTTTAATTATGCTTTATATTTAGATACTCATTCATTAGAGGCTCTAAAAGGCCGAGCAGGCATAGTGGCAAAAGCTAATCCTACCTATGTTGAAGATTTTAACAGCATTTTAGAAGTCGAGCCTCATTCCCTCTTTGCTTCAAATGGGCGAGGTCTGAGTTATTTGATCAGTAGAAATTACGAACAGGCCTTAGCCGATTTTAGTCAGGTATTAGCGATAGCGCCCGATTCAGTTTCAGCCCTTAGAAATCAAATGTTTTGCTATTACCATTTAAACCGCTTGAATGAGGCTTTAAATGACTTGAACCGTTTGTTAGGTTTGAATCTAGATAGCAAAGAAGAAGCTTTTTTGCTTGCCTTCCGAGCAAATATCTATCTTAAACACAATCTTTTGGATGAAGCATCAGCCGATTTGAATAGAGCTCAAGTTCTCGATACCGATTTATCTAAAATCTTTGAGTATAGGGGGTATTTGTATTGCCAACAAGGTCGCTTTGAAGATGCTGCTGAACAACTTTTCTTAGCTATACTAAAAGAAGATTTCCCTTTGGACTCCCAACATCCTATAGGTGAAAATATTGCCCGAAGAGCTCGGGGAGATCATGATATACATGAAAAAGACCCCTTTACTATTCCAATCTATAAAAAAATGCGGCAACAAGTGACTCAGAGATTTGGAACCGATGTGCATGCCTTGGCAATGAATAATTACATCGACGAAAGGATAGACTTTTTGAGAAATGTAATGAGTTATCCAGAATAG